Within the Triplophysa dalaica isolate WHDGS20190420 chromosome 2, ASM1584641v1, whole genome shotgun sequence genome, the region CTTTTATAAAAATtccttaataaaaaaacattactttgcatcttgagacaaaacaaatgcaagttaTTTTCGCACGCACATgcattttagtctaggactagttttaagcctcgtctgtgaaatgttttcctaaagaaagaaagattcgAATCGCTATCGCGATACTTTCGCTCTCTACGCAGCGCCTCGCGAGGTGTCACGCGCCGGTTACGAAAGTCACCTACCTGGAGGTCCTGCACGGAGATCTCCATGTGTGTGAGGTACATGTACGGGGTTCCGGTTCCGTTGCCCGGCGGCCCGTCGCTGATGGAGAAGACGTTGGAGAACGGCTGTCCTTTTACCGGCTCGTGAGTCGAGATGGTCGCCATCGAAGCCCAGTCACACTTATTGACCACGAACCGAGCCATCCGAGCCACTTCCTCGTGAGGCGGCACCGACGACGCGACGCGCGTCAACGCTAAACTCAACGCGACCAACACCAGAGTCATGACGGAATATGATCGCGCATAAACACACTAAACACAAATGAACCAGAACAGAAGATCGTCCCGTGTTGTGGTCGACTCTGGATCACGTGAGCACAACAGCGGTCATGTGACTTCAGCGCTACACGTGCTTACGCAAGGCATCCAAACCtcaaacaaaaaacagcaaTACACGTTATCACTAAAAGAACAGTTAAGAGGACAAAAGCTACTTTTaactttggttttgtgtgtcTAGTAGTAATGACATATTTCAGTATGAATATAATTAAGTGTGGTAATGtacataaataatacaaatgtttattattacagTACATGCTTAGAAAgtcaaatgtgatgtttttagtCTTAAACATAATGATtagtaattcaattaaaataaagtgttttgagATGTAAGAAAAGAACTGATCTGTCATCTGTGGTCTTGACAgatcataaaataaagtgataaaGAATGATCTTAAGAACTGTTAATCACCACGACACTGCTAATGAGTTAATGATGTAATAGGTTACTTAATTAGTTAATTGGTCACATGACACCTGTATGCGGGTGAAGGTCAATGAAGAGTGAGTATAAAAGCTGCTCAGCTCTGATAGAATTCAaactttctctgtttttattattggtGCTGTTGAGCTGTAAGGTGAGTTATCGTAAATTGGTAAGTTTTAGGCTTAATGCATAAGATTTATCATTAATTACTTTAATTCagattttgcttgtttttagtgttttgtcttttattgcaGCTTTACTGTTGTGTTGACTCATGGTAACTTAATTACAGTAACTGTTGCTCAACTATGGTGTTTAAAGTAAAACCCTCGTGACCAATACACTTGGTCTAAGATTTATATTAATGCAAACTAGTCAAAGACCAGTGTGGTTTCATTAACTATAATAAGAAATGCTTTTCTTTACGACGTTCTACATTTTAAGTCCGTTGacgtaatgtttgttttaacagGTCTGTTTATCATGTCTGGTCGTGGAAAGAAACTCGCCGTCGCTGCAGGAAAGACCAAAACGTCTGTTACGCGTTCAACGCGCGCGGGCCTTCAGTTTCCGGTGGGGCGCATCGCGCGTCTCCTGCGGAAGGGAAACTTCGCGGCGCGTATCGGCTCGGGCGCGTCGGTTTATCTGGCGGCGGTTATCGAGTATCTGTGCGCTGAGGTGCTCGAGCTCGCGGGGAACGCGTGCAGAGACAACAAGAAGCTCCGCATCGCGCCGCGTCACATTCAGCTGGCGGTGAGAAACGACGAGGAGTTGAACACGCTCCTGGGAGGCGTCACGATCAGCGAGGGAGGCGTTCTGCCCAACATACAAGCTCAATTGCTGCCCAAGAAAACCAAAGCTCCCCGAGACCCCAACAACACCAAAGATGTCCAGTCTCAAGACTTCTAAAGCGCTTTAAAGCACTCTTTTAAAAGTTCATTTCTATTAATaaagagttttattttaatgtctgtTGTAGTTGTGCTTTTTTTCTGGCCTATTAGGGGAAGTTTAAGAACCACCGGctggttttaaaaacatgtcagtGTAAAGGGCAATTCACACCGCACAGACACGCCTGTGGTTTGTTGGATCGGTGTGACCcctctccccccccccccccgtctGTGTATTTCGGTCGGAGTTTGTTTCACCCGAATGCACATGATCAATCGATGTTTGTCGGGTCGTGTAATCTCTGAGTCCTGTGATGTTTAGTGTAATTAAACTTGCACCATGTACTTTAACGTGTtagtgcttttaataaaaaatatcaccagcagttgtttttaaatatacttttacattctaatttCATCAAATGAAACCACATTTCCATAACCGCATTTTATGAAACATTCTTATATTGTTGGCTTTGTTCCTGGgttctttattttattctacTCCAACCCATTAGAAGTGAGCCAAATAAATAAGTTCTCAACCACTTCTTCAGTCTTTCTAAATGCAGAAGATTTTCATTAAAGCTACAATGTAGGTGCAGGAGTCACCCCAGCATGTTTTATCCTCTGGGTCTCTTCGTTTAGCGGTCACATGTGGGTCCTTCCCAGTCaagtttttttcagaaaaatcTATGAAATGTTTACggttttattttgcattttaagagAATTTTATAGCTAATTGCATCGATATTAATACTGTTTTTACCccctgaaaacaatattttttcaaatgtttctatgcattattttaagttaaaaacaGAGACCAGGCTattacaatctttttttttaaagcaaacgTGTAGTGAGTATAATGGAGCAACAACAAGGTTCCAGTATAGCCCTCTATAgagtattttgtcatttccccAGCTGTTCAGATATGAGTTGGGATTTGTGGATTTTAATGATAatctcaaaactatttttttcttttaacatcatttaacaGTAACTTTATATccaaaactttttctttaaaattttttatttgtaaattagaTTTTCTTCAAACATACTAAACTCACACAAATCAGTTTCTACAGCACTAAAAACACAATGGCAATCTAATAGAAAAACTTTATTGATCTTCATCTAACCGTTAAGAAATTTATCACAAgctatttaaaaacattgtcatAATCTACAGTAACCGGTCGTTCTTATTctatttgtttcctttttcaaaaatgtgagTTATAAAACCACAATCCACAAACTCTCACAGACTTCCAGTAATAATAAAAGGCTTATGAAATGTattcacaaaattaaaatgatgtgtCAGATGATGAGTTCTTGACAGGTGGCGTTACCGCAGCGACAGGACACCTCGTGATCCGGACGACTTCCTTCCGTGTACGAATAATTCCACGTCAACTCAGTTCCAGCTTTGATCGTCCTGACAAAAGACATAAAGGTCAAGATGAGGTCAAGAAGTCAAACCCTCCTTTATTTGTTTGCATTCTGGAGACACCTgttatacaacttttttttttctgcattgatCCTGACAGCTAGggtgttgatgtttgttgttgtgCACTAAACAGATGATGTGCTCATTATGTGTGCGCGCACACGTGCGGTTTATTCAGGTGTGATTCTAACCCAGTTCTGCGGCGATCTGCTCTCAATTCCCCACAGCGCTTACTGAAACTTCGGTCCCATCACTTCCTGTGCCAGACACGCACAGACAGTAAGTGACATGCCTCACCTGTTTGTGAAGAAGGCCACCAGTGGGAATTTTGGATCGTGCGTATCAACAAAGATGTTCTGGACAAACAGGTTGGGATCACAGCTGT harbors:
- the LOC130436557 gene encoding histone H2A, sperm, which translates into the protein MSGRGKKLAVAAGKTKTSVTRSTRAGLQFPVGRIARLLRKGNFAARIGSGASVYLAAVIEYLCAEVLELAGNACRDNKKLRIAPRHIQLAVRNDEELNTLLGGVTISEGGVLPNIQAQLLPKKTKAPRDPNNTKDVQSQDF